The Acidobacteriota bacterium genome includes a region encoding these proteins:
- a CDS encoding tetratricopeptide repeat protein: MNRWLVPSAAIVAITFVVVATVRDARQTSAAPVAVAAATLPSVGTSRAQLAETVSAMTARLQAHPDDGAAVIRLADALLRLQRVNNDARAVDEAETRLRTFLAAQPDHYEGQRMLAAVLLSQHRYGAAIAQANKVQAMDPRDAWNYGAQGDGYLELGDYPRAFAAFDTMGRLQPGPPAYARVAYALELQGDLDGALEYMQRAADGTSPNDSEAQTWHYAQVGELWLLKGRLGDAKREFERAAATFPKHPLAHAGLAKIKIVEGDLKGARLVFQAQLAQGPTADTAAIIGDLSAELGDQATAAQYYAMAEQLERSGWTEGARQPERLARFLAERGRNLPEAVALAEEAAATRRDVMTLDTLAWAYFGAGRIAEARRASDEALRLGTRDPRLLYHAAAIVTASGDHAEATALIERVVAPDAVADVLVARGIKALRKH; the protein is encoded by the coding sequence GTGAATCGCTGGCTGGTTCCCTCCGCCGCCATCGTGGCCATCACCTTCGTGGTGGTGGCCACGGTGCGTGACGCGCGTCAGACCTCGGCCGCTCCCGTCGCCGTGGCGGCGGCCACGCTGCCCAGCGTCGGGACGTCGCGCGCCCAGTTGGCCGAGACGGTCTCCGCCATGACCGCGCGGCTGCAGGCTCATCCGGACGATGGCGCAGCGGTGATTCGGCTCGCGGACGCGCTGCTCCGGCTTCAGCGCGTGAATAACGACGCCCGCGCGGTCGACGAAGCTGAGACCCGCTTACGAACGTTCCTTGCCGCGCAGCCCGACCACTACGAGGGGCAGCGGATGCTGGCGGCGGTGCTGCTCTCGCAGCATCGCTATGGCGCCGCAATCGCGCAGGCGAACAAGGTGCAGGCGATGGATCCCCGCGACGCGTGGAACTACGGTGCCCAAGGTGACGGCTATCTCGAACTTGGCGACTACCCGCGGGCGTTTGCGGCCTTTGACACCATGGGCCGGTTGCAGCCCGGTCCGCCGGCCTACGCGCGCGTGGCCTATGCGCTCGAACTGCAGGGGGACTTGGATGGCGCGCTGGAATACATGCAGCGCGCCGCCGACGGCACCTCCCCGAACGACAGCGAGGCCCAGACCTGGCACTACGCGCAGGTGGGCGAGCTGTGGCTGCTCAAAGGTCGCCTGGGCGACGCGAAGCGCGAATTCGAACGCGCCGCGGCGACCTTTCCGAAGCACCCCCTCGCGCACGCTGGTCTCGCCAAGATCAAGATCGTCGAGGGTGACTTAAAGGGCGCGCGGCTGGTGTTCCAGGCGCAGCTCGCGCAGGGGCCTACCGCCGACACCGCCGCGATTATCGGTGACCTGTCGGCTGAACTCGGGGACCAGGCGACGGCGGCTCAGTACTATGCGATGGCCGAGCAACTCGAGCGTTCGGGCTGGACCGAGGGGGCCCGCCAACCGGAGCGCCTGGCGCGGTTCCTGGCCGAGCGCGGCCGCAACTTGCCCGAAGCGGTGGCCCTGGCCGAAGAAGCGGCGGCGACCCGGCGCGACGTGATGACGCTCGATACCCTGGCGTGGGCGTATTTCGGAGCCGGCCGAATAGCGGAAGCCCGTCGAGCTTCAGACGAAGCGCTGCGCCTCGGCACCCGTGATCCACGGCTGCTGTATCACGCAGCGGCAATCGTGACGGCGTCCGGTGATCACGCCGAGGCGACCGCCCTGATCGAGCGCGTCGTTGCTCCCGATGCCGTTGCCGATGTGCTCGTGGCGCGGGGTATCAAGGCTCTGCGGAAACACTAG
- a CDS encoding DUF4331 domain-containing protein: MRSRVLGIAAVFGVALAVMPGRASSHREAPLTAQDPMADNTDVYAWVASDEPDKVTLIANFIPFQNPDGGPNFYSFDPNVVYEIHIDNNGDAVEDITFQWRFTTEIRNPATFLYNTGAVTSLDDPDLNVRQFYRLVRIDGPRRTGTVTELSGRLPVPPPNIGPRSTPNYGGIGGGIQQLANNTRVFAGQRDEGFYVDLGIFDLLGVGSGVVQDSTAGLNVSSLALQVPKSALARSGQMPSGATDPNAIIGVWSTASRFATRTLTPGGQTHSGALVQVSRLGNPLVNEAVIDLARKDAFNAIEPTSDAVALDRVTDPEVPKLLKLIFNVDSPPAPRNDLVTIFLTGIAGLNQPANVRPAEMLRLNMMIPPATASSFSRLGVLGGDVAGFPNGRRPGDDVLDIVLQAAAGATPLTPAFSRSPNNALGDGVNSNDVPFLSSFPYLGIPHAGNR, from the coding sequence ATGCGTTCACGCGTTCTTGGAATTGCTGCAGTTTTTGGTGTCGCCCTGGCTGTCATGCCGGGCCGGGCCTCGAGCCACCGCGAGGCGCCGCTCACGGCGCAGGACCCGATGGCCGACAACACCGACGTCTACGCCTGGGTGGCGTCTGACGAACCGGACAAGGTCACCCTCATCGCCAACTTCATCCCGTTCCAGAACCCGGACGGTGGGCCCAACTTCTACTCGTTCGACCCGAACGTGGTCTACGAGATCCACATCGACAACAACGGCGACGCGGTCGAAGACATCACCTTCCAGTGGCGCTTCACGACCGAAATCCGCAATCCGGCGACCTTCTTGTATAACACCGGCGCCGTGACCAGCCTAGACGATCCCGATCTCAACGTTCGACAGTTCTACCGGCTGGTTCGCATCGACGGACCGCGCCGCACCGGCACCGTGACCGAACTGTCGGGGCGCCTCCCGGTTCCCCCGCCCAACATCGGACCCCGCTCGACGCCGAACTACGGCGGCATTGGCGGCGGCATTCAGCAACTGGCCAACAACACGCGCGTGTTTGCGGGTCAGCGCGATGAGGGCTTCTACGTCGACCTCGGAATCTTCGACCTGCTCGGCGTCGGTTCGGGCGTGGTCCAGGACAGCACCGCCGGGCTTAACGTCAGTTCGCTGGCGCTTCAGGTGCCGAAGTCCGCTCTGGCGCGCAGCGGCCAGATGCCGTCCGGCGCCACCGATCCCAACGCCATCATCGGCGTGTGGTCCACGGCCAGCCGCTTCGCGACCCGCACCCTGACCCCGGGCGGCCAGACCCACAGCGGCGCGCTGGTCCAGGTCTCGCGCCTGGGCAATCCGCTGGTGAACGAGGCCGTGATCGACCTCGCTCGCAAGGACGCCTTCAACGCCATCGAGCCGACCAGCGACGCGGTCGCCCTTGATCGGGTGACCGACCCGGAAGTGCCGAAACTGCTGAAGCTGATCTTCAATGTCGATTCGCCACCGGCTCCGCGCAACGATTTGGTGACGATCTTCCTGACGGGCATCGCCGGCCTTAACCAGCCCGCCAACGTGCGGCCCGCCGAGATGCTGCGCCTGAACATGATGATTCCGCCCGCCACCGCATCGTCTTTCAGCCGGCTCGGTGTGCTCGGTGGCGACGTGGCCGGCTTCCCGAACGGCCGTCGTCCCGGCGACGACGTGCTCGACATCGTGCTCCAGGCGGCCGCGGGTGCGACCCCGCTGACGCCGGCTTTCAGCCGCTCGCCGAATAACGCGCTTGGCGACGGCGTCAACAGCAACGACGTGCCGTTCCTGTCGTCGTTCCCGTACCTCGGCATTCCTCACGCCGGCAACCGGTAA
- a CDS encoding sigma-70 family RNA polymerase sigma factor, which yields MHVTERQSSEAKDRELLEQVAAGQEDAVAALYDRHGRLLFGLVLRIVRDRAEAEEILQEVFYSVWSKAHSYNPALGVPAAWLVRLARNRAIDRVRTNHVRERTHEAAATPMAPDSPEQAAVRGQQQAGVVGALGRLPDEQRVLIEQAYYWGWTQSELATRFGLPLGTVKTRIRSGMIALREHLAKHE from the coding sequence GTGCACGTGACGGAACGGCAATCTTCTGAGGCAAAGGACAGGGAGCTTCTCGAACAGGTCGCCGCAGGCCAAGAGGATGCCGTGGCGGCCTTGTACGACCGGCATGGCCGCCTGCTGTTCGGCCTGGTGCTGAGAATCGTGAGAGACCGCGCCGAAGCGGAAGAAATCCTACAGGAGGTCTTCTATTCGGTCTGGTCCAAGGCTCATTCGTATAATCCGGCGCTCGGGGTTCCAGCGGCCTGGCTCGTGCGGCTGGCCCGCAATCGTGCGATCGATCGCGTCCGGACCAACCACGTTCGTGAGCGGACCCATGAGGCCGCCGCTACGCCCATGGCCCCCGACTCGCCGGAGCAGGCGGCCGTGCGAGGGCAGCAGCAAGCGGGCGTCGTGGGTGCCCTTGGACGATTGCCAGACGAGCAGCGTGTGCTGATCGAACAGGCTTACTACTGGGGCTGGACACAATCGGAACTGGCAACCCGATTCGGCCTGCCGCTCGGGACGGTAAAGACGCGAATCCGATCCGGAATGATCGCACTACGGGAGCACCTGGCGAAGCATGAGTGA
- a CDS encoding cupin domain-containing protein → MSEHSDDDVDFDDRLTLALAREADGGEPAPEVRARLMSRVRQHDVPPGFSFRLASEDDWLPHPVPGIRMKVLAMDRRRGIATLLLDVAPGTVFPAHHHGTDEECYVISGTLIACGRTIGSGDFHHADGGSDHGELRTDTGCCVLLVTEPEDYMPG, encoded by the coding sequence ATGAGTGAACATTCGGACGATGACGTCGATTTCGACGATCGGCTGACCCTGGCGCTGGCGCGGGAGGCCGACGGCGGTGAACCGGCTCCGGAAGTCCGAGCGCGGCTGATGTCGCGTGTCCGCCAGCACGATGTGCCCCCGGGGTTCTCGTTTCGCCTGGCCTCTGAGGACGACTGGCTGCCACACCCGGTGCCTGGCATTCGCATGAAGGTGCTGGCCATGGATCGCCGGCGCGGGATCGCCACCTTGCTGCTGGACGTCGCGCCCGGCACGGTGTTCCCGGCCCATCACCACGGTACGGACGAGGAGTGTTACGTGATCTCCGGCACCCTGATTGCGTGCGGACGCACCATCGGTTCCGGTGATTTTCACCATGCTGACGGCGGCAGCGATCATGGCGAATTGCGCACCGACACCGGCTGTTGCGTCCTGTTGGTGACCGAGCCCGAAGATTACATGCCCGGCTAG
- a CDS encoding carboxypeptidase regulatory-like domain-containing protein yields MVALLLLTLLQAPSAPAPATPAPATQTAKPRPRPAGGATTNALLFITDPGGTSIEGVTVTITGPVDREAKSPGGGFTRVQGLRAGTYRVRFTHERFITFEKEFSWRAGTATPELSITLNPAPPLPAPPPPPTTAAATAPPPSAAPKLPPPGAPKTVSLPEFIEKNFISAREPQKENLVGCSGVGQALLWQVRDPWNSRQHESADGMLYVVGGEGRLKLGDREFTVSAGAVAVVPRGTTYSLSRSGRNPLVVLAMLAGAPCAVD; encoded by the coding sequence ATGGTCGCCCTCCTGTTGTTGACCTTGCTCCAGGCGCCGTCGGCGCCCGCTCCAGCCACGCCGGCGCCGGCCACGCAAACCGCGAAGCCGAGACCGAGGCCCGCGGGCGGCGCAACCACCAACGCCTTGTTGTTCATCACCGATCCGGGCGGGACTTCGATCGAAGGGGTCACCGTCACGATCACCGGACCGGTCGACCGCGAGGCCAAGAGTCCAGGCGGCGGCTTCACGCGGGTGCAGGGCCTGCGCGCCGGCACCTATCGCGTGCGATTCACGCACGAGCGGTTCATCACGTTCGAGAAGGAGTTCAGCTGGCGCGCCGGCACTGCGACGCCGGAGTTGTCGATCACGCTGAACCCGGCTCCGCCGCTACCGGCACCACCACCGCCACCGACCACTGCCGCGGCGACGGCGCCGCCGCCATCGGCCGCGCCCAAGCTGCCGCCGCCCGGCGCGCCCAAGACGGTCTCGTTGCCGGAGTTCATCGAGAAGAATTTCATCAGCGCGCGCGAACCACAAAAGGAGAATTTGGTCGGCTGCAGCGGCGTCGGCCAGGCACTGCTCTGGCAGGTGCGCGATCCCTGGAACAGCCGGCAACACGAATCCGCCGATGGCATGTTGTATGTGGTGGGCGGCGAAGGCCGGTTGAAACTCGGCGACCGTGAGTTCACGGTTTCGGCCGGTGCGGTGGCGGTCGTGCCGAGGGGCACGACCTACAGCCTGTCACGCAGCGGCCGCAACCCCCTGGTGGTCCTGGCCATGCTGGCCGGCGCGCCCTGCGCCGTGGACTAA
- a CDS encoding glutamine--tRNA ligase/YqeY domain fusion protein: MPDVNTGAPAEVRAASESRDFIREIVAADVAAGKNGGKVVTRFPPEPNGYLHIGHAKAICLDFGVASEFSGHCNLRFDDTNPVKEDVEYVDSIKDDVEWLGFHWQGREYYASDYYEQLYGFAVLLIQKGLAYVDSLSADEMREYRGTLTAPGKDSPHRTRSIDENLDLFRRMRAAEFPDGAHVLRAKIDMRAPNITMRDPVLYRIRHADHHRTGRTWCIYPMYDFAHPLSDALEGITHSFCTLEYVDHRPLYDWVIEHCDTPATPRQYEFARLNLNYTIMSKRKLLQLVEQKHVSGWDDPRMPTISGLRRRGFTAEAIRDFCARVGIAKKENVIDVGLLEHCVREDLNRRAPRAMAVLRPLKLVLTNYPEGQSEELDMVNHPDRAEAGTRRVPFSREIYIERDDFMEDPPKKYFRLAPGREVRLRNAYLVTCTHAVKDATGAIVELRGTYDPATRGGDAPDGRKVKATLHWVAASHAIDAEVRLYDRLFTAENPEDAAEKANAELTTELNPASLEVLKGCKVEPMLASPAEGARYQFERLGYFATDPDTREGAPVFNRTVSLKDSFRP; the protein is encoded by the coding sequence ATGCCAGATGTGAATACCGGTGCGCCCGCCGAGGTGCGCGCCGCCTCCGAATCCAGGGACTTCATCCGCGAGATTGTCGCCGCCGACGTGGCGGCCGGCAAGAACGGCGGCAAGGTGGTCACCCGCTTTCCGCCCGAACCGAACGGCTACCTGCACATTGGCCACGCCAAGGCGATCTGCCTGGACTTCGGTGTCGCCAGCGAGTTCAGCGGCCACTGCAACCTGCGCTTCGACGACACCAACCCCGTCAAGGAAGACGTCGAGTACGTGGACTCGATCAAGGACGATGTCGAGTGGCTGGGGTTTCATTGGCAGGGCCGCGAGTACTACGCGTCGGACTACTACGAGCAGTTGTACGGGTTTGCCGTGCTCCTCATCCAGAAGGGCTTGGCCTACGTCGACTCGCTTAGCGCCGACGAGATGCGCGAGTACCGCGGCACGCTGACCGCACCTGGCAAGGACTCGCCGCATCGCACCCGCAGCATCGACGAGAACCTCGATCTCTTCAGGCGGATGCGGGCGGCCGAGTTTCCCGATGGCGCGCACGTGTTGCGCGCAAAGATCGACATGCGCGCGCCCAACATCACCATGCGCGACCCGGTGCTGTATCGCATTCGGCATGCCGACCATCACCGCACCGGCCGCACGTGGTGCATCTACCCGATGTACGACTTCGCGCACCCGCTGTCGGACGCGCTCGAGGGCATCACCCACTCGTTCTGCACGCTCGAGTACGTCGATCACCGGCCGCTCTACGACTGGGTCATCGAGCATTGCGACACGCCGGCCACGCCGCGCCAGTACGAGTTCGCCCGCCTGAACCTGAACTACACGATCATGAGCAAGCGCAAGCTGCTGCAACTGGTCGAGCAGAAGCACGTCAGCGGCTGGGACGATCCGCGCATGCCGACCATTTCCGGCCTGCGCCGGCGCGGTTTCACTGCCGAAGCGATCCGCGATTTCTGCGCGCGTGTCGGCATCGCGAAGAAAGAGAACGTGATCGACGTCGGCCTGCTGGAACACTGCGTGCGCGAAGACCTGAACCGCCGTGCGCCCCGGGCGATGGCGGTGCTGCGCCCGCTCAAGCTGGTGCTGACCAACTACCCCGAGGGCCAGTCCGAAGAGCTGGACATGGTGAATCACCCCGACCGCGCCGAGGCCGGGACCAGGCGCGTCCCGTTCTCGCGCGAGATCTACATCGAGCGCGACGACTTCATGGAGGATCCGCCGAAGAAATACTTCCGGCTGGCACCCGGCCGCGAGGTGCGGCTGCGTAACGCCTACCTGGTGACGTGCACCCACGCGGTCAAGGACGCCACCGGCGCAATCGTGGAACTGCGCGGCACCTACGACCCGGCCACGCGCGGCGGGGACGCCCCCGACGGCCGCAAGGTGAAAGCCACCCTGCACTGGGTCGCCGCCTCACACGCGATCGATGCCGAAGTGCGGCTCTACGACCGGCTGTTCACGGCCGAGAATCCCGAAGACGCCGCCGAGAAGGCCAACGCCGAACTGACGACCGAGCTCAATCCGGCCTCGCTCGAAGTATTGAAGGGTTGCAAGGTCGAGCCCATGTTGGCCAGTCCCGCCGAGGGCGCCCGCTACCAGTTCGAGCGGCTCGGCTACTTCGCCACCGATCCCGACACTCGCGAGGGCGCGCCGGTGTTCAACCGCACGGTGTCGCTCAAGGACAGCTTCAGGCCCTAA
- the ybaK gene encoding Cys-tRNA(Pro) deacylase: MGVVSATPAIRFLRANQVSFTEHPYRYEERGGTAVSSRELGVDEHRVIKTLVMEDESKQPLIVLMHGDRDVSTRNLARQIGKKTVTPCAPDVAQKHSGYLVGGTSPFGTRKAMPVVMERTIADLERIYINGGRRGFLIALAPADLVRVLSPTLIDAAL, encoded by the coding sequence ATAGGAGTCGTGTCCGCGACCCCTGCCATTCGCTTCCTGCGAGCCAACCAGGTCTCGTTCACGGAACATCCGTACCGCTACGAGGAGCGTGGCGGCACCGCCGTTTCCTCGCGCGAGCTGGGCGTCGACGAGCACCGCGTGATCAAGACGTTGGTGATGGAAGACGAGAGCAAGCAGCCGTTGATCGTGCTGATGCATGGCGACCGCGACGTCTCGACCAGGAACCTGGCGCGGCAGATTGGCAAGAAGACAGTGACGCCGTGCGCGCCCGATGTCGCGCAGAAGCATTCGGGCTACCTGGTGGGCGGGACATCACCCTTCGGGACGCGCAAGGCCATGCCGGTCGTCATGGAACGGACGATTGCCGACCTGGAACGCATCTACATCAACGGTGGCCGCCGCGGCTTCCTGATCGCGCTCGCGCCCGCCGACCTCGTCCGCGTGCTGTCGCCGACACTCATCGACGCGGCGTTGTAA